Part of the Anaerobacillus alkaliphilus genome, AATTCTGGTGGAGCATAATCATGAACAAAATGATAAACTTGCTCAATATCTAAAGGTAAATAAGGCACAATTGCTAAAATAAAAATAAGAAGAGGAAATATCGACAACATAAAATAAAAAGCCAATGTTGCGGCCCAATCCTGAATTGGATCTTTTTTTACTTGCTCATAAAACTCTTTAACAAATACATGTTTTGTTTTCAAAAGAACACCACCTTACATCTACTACTGATTAGTAAATGCCCATTTTTGTCTGTTATTAAACAAATATATCCTATCGCTATATTCTACAAAAAGCATCCAATGACCTTTTTCTTTCTGGTATACCAGAATAATTCCAAAAAAATAAATGTACTCTACTTATTAGGACTCATGTTTTGTTCATATTCAGTTCACAATTGTATTTTATAATAAAAAAATCTTAGATACGGAGGTACTTTCCTATGTTTTTTCATCCAATGGATTTTCTTATATTTATAGCATTAGGACTTGCGTTATGGGCACAAACAAAGGTAAAAGGAAATTTTCAGAAGTGGTCTAGAGTAAGGGCTTCCTCAGGTTTGTCAGGAGCACAAGTGGCCAGGCAAATTCTAGATCAGGAAGGTCTTTCCCATGTCAGAGTAGAATATTCAAAAGGTGGCGACCTTTCTGATCATTATGACCCTACTGCAAAAGTAATCCGATTGTCGGAACCTGTATACCGTGGAAACTCGCTATCTTCACTTGCTGTGGCAGCTCATGAAGTTGGGCATGCCATCCAAGATGAGCATAGGTATTCCATGCTTGTCTTACGTCACCGTCTTTTTCCGTTAGCGAACATTGGTTCACAGCTAGCTCCGATGTTGTTCCTAGGAGGATTTTTACTAGGAATTACAAACCTAATTGGCGTTGGAATTGCTTTATTTTCAGCTGCAGTTCTATTCCAAGTTGTTACACTCCCAGTAGAATTTGATGCAAGTAAACGGGCGAAAGATAAACTACTTGAACTAGGAATGATTAAGAACAGCGAAGAAAAGGGTGTTAGTAAGGTATTAAATGCAGCAGCTCTAACTTATGTAGCAAGTACAATGATGGCGGTGTTACAACTTATTAAATTTATTATGATCTTTAGAAACAGACGCTAAAAATTTTACTTAAAAATAAAAGATCCGAAATAGTAGTGAGAAAGGCTTCGTTTTGCTTGAACAAAGCCTTTTTAGGTAGTTTTAAGGAAGGAGTGAGCTTGGTTTCTATAGGGGCTTACTAACCGGGGTTCTATTAAGGCGGATACTTAAAATTTATTCTTCCATCATTACTTGGTTTGCTTTTATTTTTAGTTCCCGTGTCCTACGGAGAGAGTATTACTATTCCGGTAGCTTTTTTAGCGAAGCAACTAAATTCAGTTTTAGTTGATGCCATCCCGACAATCACTGTATTAATTCTTGCTTTTTCAGTGATTGGTTCGTTTATCGCGATTGTAGTTAAACCCGAGTTCATCTTAAAAAACGGCTTTTTAAATAAACTATTAAATGTTTCAATCTTTTGGTTAGTTGCTCGTCTGCTTGGGTTTATTTTTGCAGTGATCACCGTATACAGCTTGGGGCCGGAAATGATTTGGTCTGAGTATACTGGTGGATTATTAATGTATGATTTAATGCCCATCCTTCTGACGACATTTTTATTTGCTGGATTATTCTTGCCGCTACTATTAAACTTTGGGTTACTTGAGTTTATTGGAGCATTATTAATAAAAATCATGAGACCCTTATTTACACTACCAGGAAGATCATCGTTAGACTGCTTAGCATCTTGGGTAGGGGACGGTACCATCGGTGTTTTATTAACAACGAAGCAATATGAAGAAGGATATTATACAAAACGTGAAGCGGCTGTAGTTGCCACAACGTTTTCAGTCGTATCTATTACATTTACGATTGTTATACTTGAGTATCTAAATTTAGGGCATTATTTTGGGGAATATTACTTTACAATTATTTTAGCAGGTCTAGTGGCAGCAATTATCATGCCACGAATTCCACCATTATCTAGAAAAGCCAATACTGGTTATGAAGAAGCAGAACTAAAGGTTGAAAGCGTAATTCCAAAAGATATCTCTATGGCAAAGTGGGGCTTAAATCAAGCCGTTACAAAAGCAAAGAAAAATTCTGGACCATCTTCTGTTCTAAAAGAGGGTTTCCAGAATGTTATCGATATGTGGGTAGGTGTATTACCGATCGTTATGGCAATCGGAACAGTGGCTTTAGTGATTGCGGAGCATACACCTGTATTTGCAATTTTAGGTAAGCCATTTGAACCAATCTTAATGTTCCTTCAAGTGCCAGAAGCTTCAGCTGCTGCACAAACAATGGTAGTTGGATTTGCAGATATGTTTTTACCAGCTGTTATTGGTAGCGGAATTGAAAGCGAAATGACAAGATTTATCATTGCCTGTGTATCTGTTACACAACTTG contains:
- a CDS encoding zinc metallopeptidase encodes the protein MFFHPMDFLIFIALGLALWAQTKVKGNFQKWSRVRASSGLSGAQVARQILDQEGLSHVRVEYSKGGDLSDHYDPTAKVIRLSEPVYRGNSLSSLAVAAHEVGHAIQDEHRYSMLVLRHRLFPLANIGSQLAPMLFLGGFLLGITNLIGVGIALFSAAVLFQVVTLPVEFDASKRAKDKLLELGMIKNSEEKGVSKVLNAAALTYVASTMMAVLQLIKFIMIFRNRR
- a CDS encoding YjiH family protein, translated to MSYGESITIPVAFLAKQLNSVLVDAIPTITVLILAFSVIGSFIAIVVKPEFILKNGFLNKLLNVSIFWLVARLLGFIFAVITVYSLGPEMIWSEYTGGLLMYDLMPILLTTFLFAGLFLPLLLNFGLLEFIGALLIKIMRPLFTLPGRSSLDCLASWVGDGTIGVLLTTKQYEEGYYTKREAAVVATTFSVVSITFTIVILEYLNLGHYFGEYYFTIILAGLVAAIIMPRIPPLSRKANTGYEEAELKVESVIPKDISMAKWGLNQAVTKAKKNSGPSSVLKEGFQNVIDMWVGVLPIVMAIGTVALVIAEHTPVFAILGKPFEPILMFLQVPEASAAAQTMVVGFADMFLPAVIGSGIESEMTRFIIACVSVTQLVYMSEMGGLLLGSKLPVKFRDLVFIFLLRTIITLPIVVGVAHIIF